From a single Candidatus Woesearchaeota archaeon genomic region:
- a CDS encoding NOP58 family protein, translated as MVKQIISNITGVYVLNNNRVIEKQECRTAKDIAGRNNQEQLFLKKYPVVKEITLTLTPELSTTEAVKKLNLLLTKLQLKASVNEDNIIIQTINALDDVTKISNSLCKRLREWYALYLPEASEKITINETFVKIILTKKKSQLMKDLQLHETMGADLKQQDVDEILMLGEKIQSMYQLKQQLEQYLDRVFQEYAPNLQAVAGTIIAAQLLRHAGSLQRLSEMPSSTVQLLGAEDALFKHLRQKAKCPKHGLIVNHPLLANIKASERGKQARHLTGALSIAAKVDYFKGDKHVGEKLRRELEQKAGVQR; from the coding sequence GTGGTTAAACAAATAATAAGTAACATTACTGGAGTGTATGTCCTTAATAACAATAGGGTTATTGAAAAACAAGAATGCCGCACTGCTAAAGATATTGCTGGAAGAAACAACCAAGAACAACTATTCTTGAAAAAATATCCTGTAGTCAAAGAAATAACACTTACTCTTACTCCTGAATTATCAACCACTGAAGCAGTTAAGAAGCTTAATCTTCTTCTTACCAAACTACAATTAAAAGCCTCTGTTAATGAAGATAATATAATTATTCAAACCATTAATGCTCTTGATGATGTAACAAAAATAAGCAATAGCTTATGCAAAAGATTGCGTGAATGGTATGCATTATATTTGCCTGAAGCATCTGAAAAAATAACAATTAATGAAACGTTTGTTAAAATTATACTTACAAAGAAAAAAAGCCAGCTGATGAAAGATTTGCAGCTCCATGAAACTATGGGTGCTGACCTTAAACAACAGGATGTAGATGAGATACTTATGCTTGGTGAAAAAATCCAAAGTATGTATCAATTAAAACAACAGCTTGAACAGTATCTTGATCGAGTTTTTCAGGAATATGCGCCTAATTTGCAGGCAGTAGCTGGAACTATTATTGCAGCACAATTGCTCAGACATGCAGGAAGTCTACAGAGATTGTCAGAAATGCCTTCATCCACAGTTCAATTACTCGGTGCTGAAGATGCTTTGTTTAAACATCTTCGGCAAAAAGCAAAATGCCCTAAACATGGCCTAATTGTAAATCATCCTCTCCTCGCAAACATTAAAGCTTCAGAACGAGGAAAACAAGCGCGGCATTTAACAGGAGCATTAAGCATTGCTGCTAAAGTGGATTATTTTAAAGGTGATAAACATGTTGGCGAGAAATTACGAAGAGAACTTGAACAAAAAGCAGGTGTTCAACGATGA
- a CDS encoding HAD family phosphatase — protein MIKVVFFDFNNTLMNTTTPQVITEYLGKGKEREKYEEQYKAGILSKNALSEQSLALYKGFSLSGLKEIIRQGKFIWNKHVKECLAGLRKRKIKAVIITNEDVTIMKEICMDMGFDDIKGSVLEMKDNKYTGQFVKFSDSKDRVVKETIKELGLTKHEALAVGDSPSDAVMFKEVGVGVLYNPDVHAKGKGDHEIQDFKELITLVDTYNKKGCRI, from the coding sequence ATGATTAAGGTAGTGTTTTTTGATTTTAATAATACTCTCATGAATACAACAACACCTCAAGTAATTACTGAGTATTTAGGGAAAGGAAAAGAACGAGAGAAATATGAAGAACAGTATAAAGCTGGAATATTATCAAAAAATGCGCTTAGTGAACAATCATTAGCTTTGTATAAAGGATTCTCATTATCTGGTTTGAAAGAAATTATTCGACAAGGTAAATTCATATGGAATAAACACGTCAAAGAATGTCTCGCAGGATTACGTAAACGAAAGATAAAAGCTGTTATCATTACTAACGAGGATGTCACTATCATGAAAGAAATCTGCATGGACATGGGTTTTGATGATATTAAAGGCTCTGTTCTTGAAATGAAAGATAATAAATATACAGGACAATTTGTAAAATTTTCAGATTCTAAAGATCGAGTTGTCAAAGAAACTATTAAGGAGTTAGGATTAACTAAACATGAGGCATTGGCTGTTGGTGATTCACCTTCAGATGCTGTTATGTTTAAAGAAGTTGGTGTTGGTGTTTTATATAATCCTGATGTCCATGCAAAAGGCAAAGGCGATCATGAAATACAAGATTTTAAAGAATTAATTACCTTGGTTGATACTTATAATAAAAAAGGTTGCCGTATATGA
- a CDS encoding fibrillarin-like rRNA/tRNA 2'-O-methyltransferase, producing MKETSSPGVFIEQRGNRTLFYTKNLVPGKKVYDERLVREQGVEYREWNIRKSKLAAALAKGLKHLPLKTGDTVLYLGCASGTTASHVSDIVNKEGIVFGVDFAPRVLRDFVFLSEIRDNLIPIYGDAHHPEQYTWRIYPSNVLIQDVAQKDQVNIFLKNLVCLNKGGYAILVIKARSIDVAASPKKIFQDVKRELEKHIVIEEFLTLDPYEIDHCLFVCRK from the coding sequence ATGAAAGAAACATCTTCTCCTGGAGTTTTTATTGAACAGCGAGGTAATCGCACCTTGTTTTACACTAAGAACCTTGTTCCTGGGAAAAAAGTGTATGATGAGAGGCTTGTTCGCGAACAAGGTGTTGAATACAGGGAGTGGAATATTAGAAAAAGCAAGCTCGCTGCTGCACTCGCCAAAGGATTGAAACATCTTCCTCTTAAAACAGGAGATACTGTTCTTTATCTAGGTTGTGCATCAGGAACAACTGCCAGCCATGTTAGTGATATTGTTAATAAAGAAGGCATTGTTTTTGGTGTTGATTTTGCGCCTCGGGTGTTGCGTGATTTTGTGTTTTTAAGTGAAATAAGAGATAACTTAATTCCTATATATGGAGATGCGCATCATCCTGAACAATATACGTGGAGGATTTATCCCAGCAATGTGTTAATTCAAGACGTTGCACAAAAAGATCAAGTGAATATTTTTTTAAAAAATCTTGTCTGTTTAAATAAAGGAGGATATGCTATATTGGTGATAAAAGCACGAAGTATTGATGTTGCTGCTTCACCCAAAAAAATATTTCAGGATGTTAAGCGAGAGCTTGAAAAACATATTGTTATTGAAGAATTTCTAACCCTTGATCCTTATGAAATAGACCATTGTTTGTTTGTTTGCAGGAAATAG